The following proteins come from a genomic window of Candidatus Thiodiazotropha sp. CDECU1:
- a CDS encoding chemotaxis protein CheA: MSIDVNDEILQDFLVEAGEILELLSEQLVDLEQQPDDFDLLNAVFRGFHTIKGGAGFLSIDPLVEVCHRAEDVFNILRQGQRSVGPDLMDSVLEVLDIVNAMFEQVREGIMPEHADPELIERLNKFAVPEGEEEEEEEEEAAAEESADDEAVEETDTAVAVEAEAEAETSAESVPSSSDDISDNEFESLLDAIQEPAQAGKDDNISEDEFENLLDELHGKGKFTGKPKAEDKAKKPAASDDISEDEFEALLDEIHGEGKFNPDKLSNEQAPAKKKAKPKKAAKPPAGDDDISEDEFEDLLDQIHGAGKFDPHKIKSDEDETTEGKKAPKPAQKMPPKGKAKSAAKKSTAKAAAKPAKKSAPDAKTAPAKKPAAEAKPKAAPKAASSKPPAETTVRVDTQRLDDIMNMVGELVLVRNRLATLKATMNDEDVSNAVGNLDVVTSDLQLAVMKTRMQPIKKVFGRFPRVVRDLARSLKKEIDLEMVGEDTDLDKNLVEALADPLVHLVRNSVDHGIEQPEERESKGKPRRGRVVLSAAQEGDHILLSIADDGKGMDQEVLRKKAVEKGMMDSEAAARLDDKECFNLIFAPGFSTKTEISDVSGRGVGMDVVKTRIAQMNGSVEIDSEWGQGSIIIIKLPLTLAILPTLMVVLGDQPFALPLASVVEIFNLNLKRTNVVDGQLTIMVRERALPLFYLRNWLIPDNPINDDDKSNGHVVIVNVGNIQVGLVVDHLIGQEEVVIKPLGALLQGLDGMAGATITGDGKIALIVDVPGLMRKYAKKF, from the coding sequence ATGAGCATCGATGTCAACGACGAAATCCTTCAGGATTTTTTGGTCGAGGCTGGAGAGATACTAGAGCTGTTGAGTGAACAGCTTGTGGACCTGGAGCAGCAACCTGATGATTTCGATCTGCTAAATGCCGTATTTCGCGGTTTTCACACGATTAAGGGCGGTGCGGGATTCCTATCCATAGATCCCTTGGTGGAAGTCTGCCATCGGGCCGAGGATGTCTTCAATATACTGCGCCAGGGACAGCGTAGTGTGGGTCCGGATCTCATGGATTCTGTACTTGAGGTGCTGGATATTGTGAATGCCATGTTCGAGCAGGTACGCGAAGGTATTATGCCGGAACATGCGGATCCGGAACTGATCGAGCGACTGAATAAATTTGCCGTGCCGGAAGGAGAAGAGGAAGAGGAAGAGGAAGAAGAGGCCGCTGCAGAGGAGTCGGCTGATGATGAAGCAGTGGAGGAAACAGATACAGCGGTGGCGGTTGAGGCAGAGGCGGAGGCAGAGACATCAGCGGAGAGTGTGCCGTCTTCATCGGATGATATAAGCGATAACGAATTCGAGTCCTTGCTGGATGCGATTCAAGAACCTGCCCAAGCCGGCAAGGATGACAATATATCCGAGGATGAATTTGAAAACCTGCTGGATGAACTGCACGGCAAGGGTAAATTCACGGGTAAACCCAAGGCAGAAGATAAGGCTAAGAAACCTGCAGCCTCTGATGATATTTCCGAGGATGAGTTCGAGGCCTTACTTGACGAGATCCATGGCGAAGGCAAATTCAATCCCGATAAGCTGAGCAATGAGCAAGCACCCGCCAAGAAAAAGGCCAAGCCGAAAAAAGCGGCAAAGCCCCCTGCAGGTGATGACGATATCAGTGAAGATGAATTTGAAGATCTACTGGATCAGATCCATGGTGCGGGGAAGTTCGATCCGCATAAGATCAAGTCGGATGAGGATGAAACGACCGAGGGTAAAAAGGCACCAAAGCCTGCGCAGAAAATGCCCCCCAAGGGTAAAGCTAAATCCGCAGCCAAAAAATCTACTGCCAAAGCGGCAGCCAAGCCTGCGAAAAAGTCGGCGCCTGATGCAAAAACAGCACCCGCCAAGAAACCTGCCGCAGAGGCTAAACCCAAGGCGGCACCCAAGGCTGCCAGCAGTAAACCTCCCGCCGAAACCACTGTACGCGTGGATACCCAGCGGCTTGACGATATCATGAATATGGTGGGTGAGTTGGTGCTGGTGCGTAACCGTTTGGCGACGCTGAAGGCAACCATGAATGATGAGGACGTATCCAACGCGGTAGGTAACCTGGACGTGGTGACTTCAGACCTGCAGCTGGCGGTGATGAAGACGCGGATGCAGCCGATTAAAAAGGTATTTGGCCGATTCCCACGGGTAGTGCGTGATCTGGCCAGGAGTTTGAAGAAAGAGATCGATCTGGAAATGGTGGGTGAGGATACCGACCTGGACAAAAATCTTGTGGAGGCATTGGCTGATCCTCTGGTGCATTTGGTACGCAACTCGGTTGATCACGGTATTGAACAACCGGAAGAACGCGAATCAAAAGGCAAGCCGAGACGGGGTAGGGTGGTACTTTCAGCCGCCCAGGAAGGTGATCACATTCTGCTATCGATCGCCGATGATGGTAAGGGTATGGACCAGGAGGTGTTACGTAAGAAGGCAGTGGAGAAAGGCATGATGGATAGCGAGGCGGCAGCCCGCCTTGATGACAAGGAGTGTTTCAATCTTATCTTTGCCCCTGGATTTTCCACCAAGACCGAGATCTCCGATGTCTCAGGACGTGGTGTCGGTATGGATGTGGTGAAGACCCGGATTGCGCAAATGAATGGTTCGGTGGAGATAGATTCCGAATGGGGTCAGGGCAGTATCATTATCATCAAACTACCCTTGACACTGGCCATCCTTCCCACCTTGATGGTTGTTTTGGGAGATCAACCCTTCGCACTGCCCCTGGCTAGTGTAGTGGAGATATTCAATCTCAATCTGAAGCGTACAAACGTGGTCGATGGTCAGTTGACTATCATGGTTCGCGAACGCGCCCTGCCACTTTTCTATCTGCGCAATTGGCTGATTCCGGATAATCCGATCAATGATGATGACAAGTCAAATGGGCACGTGGTTATTGTCAATGTCGGTAATATTCAAGTCGGTCTGGTTGTCGACCATCTGATTGGTCAGGAAGAGGTCGTGATCAAACCCCTGGGTGCACTTTTACAAGGGTTGGACGGTATGGCTGGCGCTACAATCACCGGCGACGGAAAAATAGCCTTGATCGTGGATGTGCCAGGTCTAATGCGGAAGTATGCCAAGAAATTTTAA
- a CDS encoding protein phosphatase CheZ, protein MGQQDNQQRLEIAKSLVISLEAGDDAESERLIGNLTQAKKNDDLFQEVGRLTRELHEAINGFLLDARISDMTNVEIPDAKERLTYVITMTEQSANRTLTAVEHSIPLIEKIEQGSAELAEQWENLRSQLLNKEDFKELSSSLSSFLKSTQSDAGELHKNLSEVLMAQDFQDLTGQIIRKVITLVHDVEEKLVMLVRITGSKLEDPEQNKDQAEVLAGPAIPGLDQGEQVTNQDDVDDLLSSLGF, encoded by the coding sequence ATGGGACAACAAGACAACCAACAACGATTAGAGATTGCAAAGTCCCTCGTTATCAGCTTGGAAGCCGGTGATGATGCGGAATCCGAGCGATTGATAGGTAATCTGACACAAGCAAAGAAAAACGACGACCTGTTCCAAGAGGTGGGTCGCCTGACCCGTGAACTGCATGAAGCCATCAACGGTTTTCTCCTTGATGCCCGAATCTCCGATATGACCAATGTGGAGATTCCGGATGCCAAGGAGCGGCTCACCTATGTCATTACCATGACCGAGCAATCCGCGAATCGGACGCTCACTGCTGTCGAGCATAGTATTCCTCTGATCGAGAAGATTGAACAGGGATCTGCTGAACTTGCTGAGCAGTGGGAGAACCTACGTTCCCAATTACTCAACAAAGAGGATTTCAAGGAGCTGAGCAGTTCACTTTCAAGTTTCCTAAAGAGTACGCAGAGTGATGCCGGTGAATTGCACAAAAACCTGTCTGAAGTGCTAATGGCTCAGGATTTTCAGGATCTTACCGGCCAAATTATTCGCAAGGTCATCACCCTTGTTCATGATGTGGAGGAGAAACTGGTCATGCTGGTGCGTATCACCGGTAGCAAGCTGGAAGATCCCGAACAGAATAAAGACCAAGCTGAAGTGCTTGCGGGACCGGCTATTCCAGGTCTGGATCAGGGCGAACAAGTGACAAACCAGGACGATGTGGACGATCTGCTCTCCAGCCTGGGGTTTTAG